The Nomascus leucogenys isolate Asia chromosome 4, Asia_NLE_v1, whole genome shotgun sequence genome includes the window AGGGCTCTTCTGCCATCCCTTGTCTCCCTGAGACAGTCATCAAACAGGACAGAGTTGGAAGAGGAGACTGGGAGGCAGCAAAAGGGGTCATATACCAGCTCAGGGGAGAATGGGGTACTGTCTCAGTTTCTAACCACCCTGTGCAAGTAAGCatcttacaactcaataagaaGACCCAAACCTCTGCATAATGGGATTTGGGCTTTGGTACAAGAACTGTGACCCCCAACCCTGATAAAAGAGATGGAAGGAGCTGTCCCTGCCTGTGTCACTGTTTGTCACTGTCCAGGCTGGCTGGTTTGGGCATGAATGTCTGCATCACTAAATCCAGAGCTTGTCTTGCTCCCTTGTCGTGCAGATGGAGGAAATGAGGACTAAGGCCCCACAGCAGATCCCAGGCAGGGCCAGAATTATGTATTCATCACTTTCAAGTTATTGCCAGGCATGGGAGTCAGGGACAGCCCAGTCAATACAGACTGCCTGCCCTCCTGCTCTTCACCGGGGTTCTTTTCTGGAAGGAGACAGCCTTCTGTGGCCAGAGAGCTTGGGGTAGGACCCAGATCTGCTGAGTGACCTTGCTTGTCACTACCCCTGCCTCTCTGAGCAGCAGTTTCTACATGTGCACATAGAGGGAACAGAAGATTGCTGTGGTTGTCGTCCTCAGGCCCCAGAGAAGTTTGAGACTATCTTTACATAATAGAAAAGAACACTTGTTCTTCCTGCCAGGGAGCACTTTCAGCATCTGCTGCTTTTTGTTCCCTGCAGCTTGAATCTAAAGCCCCGGCACCTGCCCTGTCTTAACTTCACTCCCACCTCCCTGAAAGGGAAGCACCAAAAGTCTGGGGCTGGTGGGCCTGGTTTGGGCGGCAGGCTCCCCTCAACCcaacccagtttttttttttttttttttttttttttttttttttttttttttttttttttttgacgaatctcactctgtcgcccaggctggagtacaatggtacaatctccactcactgcaacctccacctcctgggttcaagcgattctcctgcctcagtctcccaagcagctggaattacaggcgcccaccaccacgcccagctaatttttgcatttttagtagagatgggtttctttttttttttttttgagatggagtctcgctctttcacccaggctggagtacagtggcgcgatctcagctcactgcaagctccacctcctgggttcacgctattctcctgcctcagcctcccgagtagctgggactacaggcacccgccaccacgcccggctaattttttgtatttttagtagagatggggtttcactgtgttagccaggatggtctccatctcctgacctcgtgatccgcccacctcggcctcccaaagtgctaggattacaggcgtgagccaccgcgcccagcctgagatgggtttcaccatgttggccaggctggtctcaaactcctgacctcaggtgaaccacctgcctcagcctcccaaagtgctgagattataggcgtgagccactgcacccacccaacCCACACAGTTTTCtccaccctcacctccctcccaccctgcaGCTCCCTTCATCAGTTGCTGCCTGAGATTCTCTTCACTTGTCTATCCCAGCCCAAGCCTAGCCCCTACCcttctccctgcagcctccagtgCCCAGGGCTGAGTGGTTTGGGGTGGATGAAAGGCCAACCTTGGGCACCAGCGCTTTGCCTGCTGAAGCAGGACATTCAGGGGCAGAGTTAACTCAATTGGGCAGCCACTGGGAGGGGCAGCCACCCTAATGGAGGCTTTCTCTGAAGTGTTGGGTCAGAGCATGTGGGTATGATCTTAGTGGGCCTAAGGCAGGAGTGGGTTGAACCGGGAGACAATTCCTGACAGCGATTACTACTTTCAAATCATTTTCTCAGTCATGATGTCACTGGACCTGCCATAGGTCAATTAGCGTGAGGCAGAGAAGGGTTAGGGCCCCAGAGCTACCACCTCCAGAGCCCAGTTAGCCCCACCAGACACGCACAACGCTTCACATGCAcctcctcacttcctcctcaATTCTGAAGTCAGCATCATGATTGTCTTCCTTTTACAATTGAGGAAATAGGCTCAGAAAGGCTAACTGGCCCGGGGGTGGGGGGATTTGACCTCAAATCGGCTGTCTCCCTCACCTTCAACCTAGGTTTAGCTGCCTGTCAACTGCAGGTTCATTACTTCAGTTGACAGATGTTTGGTGGCTGCTGGGGCGCCTGACAATAAGTCTGGTGGGGGAACAGGCCCAGCCAGATCATTCCAGTCATGAGTCACAGCCCAGGTGCACAGGCAGAGGTAAGCCTGGCTCCTGGGAGAGAGACGTGGGCGGGAGCATCGGCTGGAAACCAGGGCTTGTCATTGGACATCATCTCGGTCCTGCAGGGGCCCTGTGGGGTGGGTGTCATCAAGCCCGTGTTACACGCCTGTGTTGGATGACAAATTCTACCAAGCACATAGCCGACCGGGAATTCAAACATGAGTGTCACTGTGAAGCCCAGGTTCCACAGCGACTGAGGGCTGTGGGCCATGACGAGACCCGGGAAAACAGGAGTGCTGTGGGAGAGGCTGGGGGCGACTTGAAATGCGCCTCAAGACCCTCTCCGGGAACCCACGCCCGCCTGACCTTACTATCACCTCGGCTGGAAGTGCCTGCGGCCTTTTCGGAAGTCACTTTCACCTAACCTTACAGACTACCGCTCCGCCGGAAGTGATGCAGGGCAGCGGCGTCGCGGGGGCGGGGCTAGGGAAAGACCCGCGCCAGCGGGCGTGTGGCCGCGGGTTTCGCACGGCCCAATGAGGGAGGGCGGCGTGGCCCGGCCTGGTAGCGACGAGAACGCGCCTGCGCAGAGGCGGCAGCACCACCGGGGTTGACTCCGGGGGCGCGGCGAGGAGGTGAGCGGGGGCCACAGCCCGGGCTGGGGGGAGCCGGGGTGCAAGAGGGCAGGCTGGATCAGGCCGGGCAGGAGCGGACCGGGCTCCGAGTGTCAACGAGAGCTAGGTGACGAGGAACTTGGGGGTGGGGGCCGGAGCTGTCCGGAGATGCCGCAGGGGGAGGGTTCTCACGCCGCACGGGGCGGAGTCCTGGGACTCGGGGAGGGACGTGGAACCGGGACGGGTGGGATCTCCGAGCTGGTGCCACTGGGAGGCGGAGCCCGGCGGCGGGGGGCGGAGCTAGGAGCGTCCGGGGACGGAGCCTGGCTCTTgaaggaggagctggaggaggtgaAAGGCGGAGCCTCGGGGTCGGAAGCAGAGGGGGACGGAGCGCAGCCGCTGGGGGCGGGGCTTCAGCCGGTGAGTGGCGTGGCTACGGCTCCGGAAAAGGGGTCTAGTTCTGTCGAAGGCGGGGCTGCAGGCCCGGGGGCGGCACCGCGTCCTCCGAAGGGCGGTGCCAAGGAGCCAAGTGAGGAGCCTGGCCCGAGTAATGGCCCCGGGCGTCCTCGCGGGGGTGGTCTCCGTGGTGGCCGGGCTTGGGGACGCCGTAGGCCGAGAACTCCACCGGGAGAGGTGGTGTGGGTGGAGCGGGCTCGGCGGCCAGCAGACACAGGGCCAGTCTGGGTGCCCCGGAGACCCCCAAGGGCTCAGAGTTGGGGCGGCGCCCCGGGCGGAGGCACAGGGCCAGGCTGGGGGGTATCTCCCGAGGACCCGGGCTCCTCGGAACCACCCAGTGGGGATGTGTGGGTGCCTCGGGGCCGGCCCCCTGCAGCGGCCGCAGAGGTGTTGGTGTGCTGGGCCGGGGGCAGCTGGGTGTGGCGTGAATGGGGCCGCCCAGTCGGGGCAACTGCAGTGCAGCCAGATAGGGTCTGGACTTTGCGTAAAGGGACAGGCGGGAACTGAAGAGCGGAGGTGGGgactgggagggagggaaggtatGGGGGTGAGCAAAGGGGCGGGGCCCTGGCTGCTGTGGCCTCCCCTGACCCCCTCCCCCCGCTGCTGGGGTCCTCGGCCAAGCCCCCTTCTCACTGGACTGGTAAGTGTGGCCCCGGAGCCCGGGGGAGAGGGCGGTGACCCGGGACAAAGGGGATCCCCCGGGGCAAGGAAGATACAGTGGCGGTGGAACCCTCCTGTTACCTACCCGTGTTCCATactctccctgccctcccccacgTTCAGTCGGTCGGTCGGGGTCTGTGCCCACAGAGACATGAGGCTGAGCTGGGTCCAGGTCCTGACAGTACTGTCCATCTGCCTGAGCGCCGTGGCCACGGCCACGGGGGCCGAGGGCAAAAGGAAGCTGCAGATCGGGGTCAAGAAGCGGGTGGACCACTGTCCCATCAAATCGCGCAAAGGGGATGTCCTGCACATGCACTACACGGTGAGTGGGTTGGGCGGGCCTTTTGGGAGTGGCTGGGGCTTCCGAGGACCAGAAAGGTGCTTGGGAGTCTGGTTCTCCATCAGCCAGgtaggtgacct containing:
- the LOC115834770 gene encoding uncharacterized protein LOC115834770 — translated: MPQGEGSHAARGGVLGLGEGRGTGTGGISELVPLGGGARRRGAELGASGDGAWLLKEELEEVKGGASGSEAEGDGAQPLGAGLQPVSGVATAPEKGSSSVEGGAAGPGAAPRPPKGGAKEPSEEPGPSNGPGRPRGGGLRGGRAWGRRRPRTPPGEVVWVERARRPADTGPVWVPRRPPRAQSWGGAPGGGTGPGWGVSPEDPGSSEPPSGDVWVPRGRPPAAAAEVLVCWAGGSWVWREWGRPVGATAVQPDRVWTLRKGTGGN